CGACCGATTCCTGCACGGCGGCGTTCAACGCTTCCGAATGGAGCGCGGGGCCATGCATCTTCTTGACGAGATTGGCCGGGACTTTGCCGGGGCGGAAGCCGGGCATGCGGACCTGCGGAGCGATTTTTTCGACTTCGCTTTCGATCCGGTCGGAAATAGCCTTGGCCGTGATTTTCACGCTGTAGCCGCGCTTCAGGCCTTCATTGGTGGTTTCGACGATTTGCATTTCGATTCGTGCCTTCTCAAATCCTCAAATAACGTCGGGCTCGTGCCTCGATCGGACTGGTGCGGGCGAAGGGACTCGAACCCCCACATCTTACGATACTGGTACCTAAAACCAGCGCGTCTACCAGTTCCGCCACGCCCGCGGCCGACGATATTCCCGGTACGGCACTACACCGACCGGGGGGAAAGGCTGCGCCCTTATCGGGGGATCAGCAAAAGGGCAAGCACAACAGGCTATGTCGGGCAAACTGCATGCCCTGTTGCACGCCGCTGCCCCGCACATTATGGGCGCCTGATGAGCGATAGCGAACAGAACTCCGCCACTCCCGCCACCGGCAGCGATGTGCCGCCCGATCGTCTGGCAATCAGCCCCGGCAGCGAATATTTCGACGCCGACAAGCTGCGCCGCGGCGTGGGTATCCGCTTCAAGGGCGCAGTGCGCACCAATGTCGAGGAATACTGCATTTCCGAAAGCTGGGTGAAAGTGCAGGCCGGCAAGACCATGGACCGCAAGGGGCAGCCGCTGCTGCTCAAGCTTAATGGCCCGGTCGAGGCATGGTACGAAGATCTCGGCGAAAATCCGCCGGTCGCCAAGGCAGACTGAACGGCCGGATCGGCTGCAAGCCCGGGGAAAGCGTCGCGTCGCTAGCGACGCGCCCCGGCGATAATCGCGCCAATCGGATCGGTCCGCCGCTGCGCTGCCGTCAGTTTCGGCGGGGTCTGCGCGGATGCCGTTTTGGCTAAGGTTTTCGCGGGTTGCGCGCGTTTCGCGGCATCCTGTGCCCCATCATCTTTGGCCCCATCGCGATAGATAAAGCCGTTCACCGGCCACGCCGTGCCGCCCAGCGCCTGAATCGGCGCATACCAAACGCGCACCGCGCTCCAGTCGTTGGCGGACGAGACGTCCACCGCGCGCACATTATCCTCGATCTGCCCACGACGCCCGTCAATCGGTGACCAGTTCGCATGGCGCAGCAGCACCGTGCGCGAATCGATCACCCGACTGACCGCCGCGACATGGCCCAAGCGCATGTTCCCGTGCGGTTCGAACGCCATGACCGCCCCCACACGCGGCCTGTTGCCCCGTGGATAGCGCCCTTTCGCCTGATCCCACCAGGTATGGGCATCGCCATAGATGCTGATGCCGGAAACCTGCCGGGCATAGGGCACGCATTCGAGGTAGGGCGGGGCGAGGTGCGTAGCGGCGAGGTAAGACGGGGCGAGGTTAGCCGGGGCAAAACCGGCCGTGCCCTGCGCCGTGGCGGGCACGGACAGGGTGCTGGCAAGACATGCAAGACAGGCGAGAACCGGGATTTTCATGCCGCCCCGTCTGCCTGAACGTAGTAAATGCACCCTTGCGCATTATGGTTAACAGCGCGGTAAGAACCTGCCGCCCCTTGCCAAAAGCCGCGCAAACCTTCAGTGCCCGGGCATGTCGCGCCCCCAGGTGATCATTATCGGCCGTCCCAATGTCGGCAAATCGACCCTGTTCAACCGTCTGGTTGGCAAGAAACTGGCGCTGGTCGACGACCAGCCCGGCGTTACGCGCGATCGCCGTTTTGGCGAAGCGACCCTGCTGGGGCTGGAATTCACCATTGTCGATACCGCCGGGTGGGAGGATGAAGATCCCGATACCCTGCCGGGGCGGATGCGCGCGCAGACGGAAGTCTCGTTGCAGGGCGCTGATGTCGCGCTGTTCGTCATCGATGCGCGTGTCGGGCTGACCCCGCTGGACGAGGAAATCGCCCGCTGGCTGCGTGGGCAGGATGTGCCGGTGGTGGTGGTGGCCAACAAGGCCGAAGGCCGCGCCGGGGAAGCGGGCATGATGGAAGCCTATGCCCTGGGCATGGGCGATCCGGTCGCGCTGTCCGCCGAACATGGCGAAGGCATGGGCGATCTGTTCGAAGCCCTGCTGCCGCATCTTGAAGACGATGCGGACGACGACGAATTCGCACCGTTCGAGGATGAAACTGCGGGCAGCGAAGACGAGGCGGAGGAGGATGCGCCTCCTGGGCCGCTCAAGCTCGCCATCGTCGGGCGCCCCAATGCGGGCAAATCCACCTTGATCAACCGCCTGCTGGGCGAAGATCGCCTGCTGACCGGGCCGGAGGCGGGAATCACCCGCGATTCGATCGCGGTCGACTGGCAGTGGACCAACCCGAAGACGGACGAAGTGCGCGATGTGCGCCTGATCGACACCGCCGGGATGCGCAAGAAGGCGCGCGTGGTCGAAAAGCTGGAAAAGCTTTCGGTGGCCGATGCCCGCCGCGCGGTCGATTTCGCCGAAGTGGTCGTGCTGCTGCTCGACGCGACCAAGGGGCTGGAACATCAGGATCTCAAGATCGCCGATCTCGTGCTGCAGGAAGGGCGCGCGCTGATCATCGCGATCAACAAGTGGGACGTGGCCGAAGAACCATCGGCGCTGTACAATGGCATTCGCGCCGCGCTGGAAGACGGGCTGGCGCAAGTGCGCGGATTGCCGGTGTTTTCGGTTTCGGCGCGCACCGGCAAGGGGCTGGACGCCATGCTGGAAGCGGCCTTTGCCCTGCGCGAGGTGTGGAGCCGCCGTGTGCCCACCGCCGGGCTCAACCGCTGGTTCGACGATGCGCTGGAAGCCAACCCGCCCCCGGCGCCGGGCGGCAAACGGATCAAGCTGCGCTATATCACGCAGATCAAGACCCGCCCGCCGACATTCGTGATCTTCGGGTCGCGGCTGGACGATCTGCCCGAAAGCTATCGCCGCTATCTGGTCAACGGCATCCGCCGCGAACTGGGCTTCGGTTCGGTGCCGGTGCGGCTGACTCTGCGCAGTTCGAAGAACCCCTACGCCCCGAAATAAGCCCGGCTGAATAGGTCTGGCCGAAAAAGGGCTGGCCGCCATAGCGTTCCGCGTCTGCTGCGCGGAACGGCACTGGCCGTTGCCCATTGTGCATCAGGGCACCTGCGATGAATCTGATCCCGTGACCGGTGCGGGTAAATCCCGGCTTGCCCCGGTGCCCGCTGGCCCCCCTCAGATCGCCCCGTCAACGCCCAGCGTGCAATCGGCTTCGCCTACCTCGATCTGGATCGTGGTGTGGCCGATGCGGAAGCGGTGTTCCAGTTCCTGCGCCAGCCCCAGCAGGAAGGTATCGCCGGGATGGCCGCCAGGCATGACGAGATGCGCGGTCAGCGCGGTTTCGGTGGTGCTCATCGGCCAGATATGCAGATCGTGCACCGCGTTCACGCCGGGCAGGGCGGCCAGATGGGCGCGCACCTGCGCATCGTCGATCCCGGCAGGCACGGCCAGCAGGCCCATTTTCACACTGTCTTTCAGCAGGCCCCAGGTGCCCCAGCCGATCACTGCCACGATGACAAGGCTGGTGACCGGATCGATCCAGACCTTCCCTGTCAGCAGGATCAGCGCGCCCGCTGCGACCACGCCCACCGATACCAGGGCATCGGCGGCCATATGCAGGAATGCGCCGCGAATGTTGATGTCGTGCTTGCGCCCGCTCATGAACAGCATGGCGGTACCGCCGTTGATCAGGACGCCGATGGCGGCGACCACGATCATGGTCATCCCTTCGACCGGGGCGGGGTCGAACAGCCGGTGCACGGTTTCGAACAGGATCGCGCCGATCGCGATCAGCAGCAGCGCGGCATTGGTCAGCGCCGCCAGTATCGAACTGGATTTGAAGCCATAGGTGTAGCGGGCGGTGGCGGGCCGCGCGGTCATCACACTGGCGCCCCAGGCGATCAGCAGGCTGAGCACGTCCGACAGGTTGTGCCCGGCATCGGCGACCAGCGCCATCGAGCCGGAGAGGTAACCATAGGTCGCCTCGATAAGGACGAATGCGGTGTTGAGCACCACGCCGATAGCAAACGCGCGCCCATAACTGGCCGGAGCATGGCTGTGGCCCCCGTGGCTATGGCCGCCATGGCTGTGCCCCCCATGATCATGCGCCCCATGATCATGCTCATCGTGGCTATGCGTGTGTCCTGCACCCATGGCCTAATCGTAAACGCAACTGTCCAGCCCGTCACGCCCGACAGAGGCGATCCTTGCGGATATCGTATTGCCGTAACGCCGGGTGAACCCATCGGGCGTCACCACCGCGCGTTTCTTGGGCAGGGGTAGGGCCGCAGCCATGCGGGCGGCTTCGCTGCGGCTCATCTTCGCGGCGGAATGCTTGAAGTAACGCTGCGATCCGGCCTCTACGCCGTAAGTTCCGATCCCGGTTTCGGCGACGTTGAGATAGACCTCCATGATCCGCCGCTTGCCCCAGATGTTCTCGATCAGCACGGTGAACCACGCTTCCAGACCCTTGCGGAAATAGCCGCCGCCCTGCCACAGGAAGACGTTTTTCGCGGTCTGCTGGCTGATCGTCGATCCGCCCCGGATGCGCCCGCCCTTGGCGTTGCGCTGGATCGCCTTTTCGATGGCTTCCTGATCGAACCCGTTGTGGCTGCAGAACTTACCGTCCTCTGCGGCAATCGCGGCGGCCACCATCGTGCGATCGATCTGGTTCAGCGATTCCCAGTCTTTCTCGATCCCGTTCGGGTCCAGCAGCATGGTCGCCGTGACCGGCACCGGCACCCATTTGAACAGCACGACCAGCCCCACGCTGATGACGAGGAACCACAGGATGAACTTGGCGACGAAACGGAGAAGGCGACTGGCCATGACCCGGCTTTAGCGGCGAACGCGGCGCGTGGGAATTCACGAAATGCGGCAATGCAACCGGTGCCTGCTTCGCGCGTTGATGGGGGGTATAGCGATTGCCGGGGGTGCCATGGTTGCCAGTGTCAGGTTCGCGTTTGTGGTGCTGGGCTGTTGTGCCTTTGCCGGTCTCGCCCATGCGGGGGAGCCACGCGATCTGTGCCCCGATCGACCCGGTCTCGGCACACCGGCCTGCACGGTGGAACCGGGCGCGGTGGTCGGGGAACTGGGGCTGGGCGACTGGACCCGCGAAAACGACAGCGTGCAACGCAGCGACACGATCCTTGTGGGCGATGCACTGGTGCGGATCGGCCTGACCGAAAGCCTCGAAGGGCAGATCGGCTGGACCGCCTATGGCCACGTCCGCACGCGCGACAAGGCGACCGGCGCAGTCCGCAAGACCGGGCGGACAGGCGATGTCACGCTGGCGCTGCGGCAAAACTTGCGCCACCCCGATGGTTCGGGCTTTTCGGTGGCGGTCATGCCCTATGCCACCTTACCCGTGGGCAAGGCGCCGATCGGCGCGGGCGATTGGGGTGCCGGGGTGCTGGTGCCGCTGAGTGTGGAGCTGTCGGATACGGTGTCCCTCGCGCTGACACCCGGCGTGGAAGCCGCGGTCGACAGCGATGGCGACGGCCGCCACTTGCGCTATGGCAGTGTGGCCGGGGTGGGCCTTGCGCTGGGTGAGCGGCTGTCGCTCTCCACCGAAGTGGCGCTGCACCGCGATGGCGATCCGGCGGGCCACACGACCGAGGCCTTGTTCGGCCTTTCCGCCGCATGGAAGGCCAATGCCATGACGCAGTTCGATGTGGGGCTGAATTGCGGCCTGAATGGCAACAGCCCGGACAGTCAGTTCTATCTGGGGATCGCGCGCCGGTTCTGAACGCCGCAAAGGGAAAGCATCCCCCAAAAGGCGCCCATGAAAAGGGATGGCACGAAAAAGGCTGGCACCCTTGCGGATGCCAGCCTTCCGTTGCGTTATGCGCGACCGGTCAGGCCGGGGCGAGCAGCTTGTCGCCAGCGATGCGGAACATCGCCTTCTGCAGCTTCTCGAAGGCGCGCACCTCGATCTGGCGGATGCGTTCGCGGGACACGTCGTAGACCTGGCTCAGTTCCTCGAGCGTCTTCGGGTTTTCCGTCAGACGGCGTTCGGTCAGGATGTGCCGTTCGCGATCGTTGAGGCTGTCCATCGCTTCGTTCAGCATCTCGTGATGCAGTTCGGCTTCCTCGGCATCGGCCACGGTTTCGTCCTGCAACGGACGGTCGTCCGCCAGCCAGTCCTGCCATTGGCCCGAACCTTCTTCGCCCTGACGCATGGATACGTTGAGCGAGGAGTCCCCGCCCATCAGCATCCGCCGGTTCATGTTGATCACTTCCTGCTCGGGCACGCCGAGATGGGTCGCGATCTTGGCCACGTCGTCCGGATGCAGATCGGTATCGTCGTAGGCGTCGAGGTTCTTCTTCATCCGGCGCAGGTTGAAGAACAGCTTCTTCTG
This genomic window from Caenibius tardaugens NBRC 16725 contains:
- the rpoH gene encoding RNA polymerase sigma factor RpoH, which produces MTEKKTNIRRTASVPALSGEQSLNRYLAEIKKFPVLTAEQEYMLAKRYQEHEDPEAAAQLVTSHLRLVAKIAMGYRGYGLPVSDLISEGNVGLMQGVKKFEPDRGFRLATYAMWWIKASMQEFILRSWSLVKMGTTAAQKKLFFNLRRMKKNLDAYDDTDLHPDDVAKIATHLGVPEQEVINMNRRMLMGGDSSLNVSMRQGEEGSGQWQDWLADDRPLQDETVADAEEAELHHEMLNEAMDSLNDRERHILTERRLTENPKTLEELSQVYDVSRERIRQIEVRAFEKLQKAMFRIAGDKLLAPA
- a CDS encoding DUF3297 family protein — its product is MSDSEQNSATPATGSDVPPDRLAISPGSEYFDADKLRRGVGIRFKGAVRTNVEEYCISESWVKVQAGKTMDRKGQPLLLKLNGPVEAWYEDLGENPPVAKAD
- the mtgA gene encoding monofunctional biosynthetic peptidoglycan transglycosylase — protein: MASRLLRFVAKFILWFLVISVGLVVLFKWVPVPVTATMLLDPNGIEKDWESLNQIDRTMVAAAIAAEDGKFCSHNGFDQEAIEKAIQRNAKGGRIRGGSTISQQTAKNVFLWQGGGYFRKGLEAWFTVLIENIWGKRRIMEVYLNVAETGIGTYGVEAGSQRYFKHSAAKMSRSEAARMAAALPLPKKRAVVTPDGFTRRYGNTISARIASVGRDGLDSCVYD
- a CDS encoding transporter; the protein is MGIHEMRQCNRCLLRALMGGIAIAGGAMVASVRFAFVVLGCCAFAGLAHAGEPRDLCPDRPGLGTPACTVEPGAVVGELGLGDWTRENDSVQRSDTILVGDALVRIGLTESLEGQIGWTAYGHVRTRDKATGAVRKTGRTGDVTLALRQNLRHPDGSGFSVAVMPYATLPVGKAPIGAGDWGAGVLVPLSVELSDTVSLALTPGVEAAVDSDGDGRHLRYGSVAGVGLALGERLSLSTEVALHRDGDPAGHTTEALFGLSAAWKANAMTQFDVGLNCGLNGNSPDSQFYLGIARRF
- the der gene encoding ribosome biogenesis GTPase Der, yielding MSRPQVIIIGRPNVGKSTLFNRLVGKKLALVDDQPGVTRDRRFGEATLLGLEFTIVDTAGWEDEDPDTLPGRMRAQTEVSLQGADVALFVIDARVGLTPLDEEIARWLRGQDVPVVVVANKAEGRAGEAGMMEAYALGMGDPVALSAEHGEGMGDLFEALLPHLEDDADDDEFAPFEDETAGSEDEAEEDAPPGPLKLAIVGRPNAGKSTLINRLLGEDRLLTGPEAGITRDSIAVDWQWTNPKTDEVRDVRLIDTAGMRKKARVVEKLEKLSVADARRAVDFAEVVVLLLDATKGLEHQDLKIADLVLQEGRALIIAINKWDVAEEPSALYNGIRAALEDGLAQVRGLPVFSVSARTGKGLDAMLEAAFALREVWSRRVPTAGLNRWFDDALEANPPPAPGGKRIKLRYITQIKTRPPTFVIFGSRLDDLPESYRRYLVNGIRRELGFGSVPVRLTLRSSKNPYAPK
- a CDS encoding cation diffusion facilitator family transporter produces the protein MGAGHTHSHDEHDHGAHDHGGHSHGGHSHGGHSHAPASYGRAFAIGVVLNTAFVLIEATYGYLSGSMALVADAGHNLSDVLSLLIAWGASVMTARPATARYTYGFKSSSILAALTNAALLLIAIGAILFETVHRLFDPAPVEGMTMIVVAAIGVLINGGTAMLFMSGRKHDINIRGAFLHMAADALVSVGVVAAGALILLTGKVWIDPVTSLVIVAVIGWGTWGLLKDSVKMGLLAVPAGIDDAQVRAHLAALPGVNAVHDLHIWPMSTTETALTAHLVMPGGHPGDTFLLGLAQELEHRFRIGHTTIQIEVGEADCTLGVDGAI
- a CDS encoding CHAP domain-containing protein: MKIPVLACLACLASTLSVPATAQGTAGFAPANLAPSYLAATHLAPPYLECVPYARQVSGISIYGDAHTWWDQAKGRYPRGNRPRVGAVMAFEPHGNMRLGHVAAVSRVIDSRTVLLRHANWSPIDGRRGQIEDNVRAVDVSSANDWSAVRVWYAPIQALGGTAWPVNGFIYRDGAKDDGAQDAAKRAQPAKTLAKTASAQTPPKLTAAQRRTDPIGAIIAGARR